CTACAACAGCTCAATTttatcaccatcatcgATCAACGGAGAAGAGGTGGGATTTCCAGAGTACTTGGGAGGTTACCCAGATCAACCACAAACTACATTTCAAGATGGTCTGCTTGATCAACCATTGTATGGTACTAGGATAAGGTCacattcatcatcaattgctACTTACAATGGCGAGAATATATCACCCTTATCCAACAACACTAATGAAACATCAGACTACACGTCACCAGAGTCAATCCAAAATCATGTAGTTGAGAAACCACCTGTGAAACACACCAAGAGAGGCTCTACATCCAAAGTGACAAAGCCAAAGAACTCCAAAGACAAGAGCTCTCACAATATGATTGAGAAAAAGTATAGAACTAACATCAACTCAAagattttaattttgagAGATGCAGTGCCCGCTTTGAGAATTGCCGCTGGTGCCGATGATGTCTCATTAGCTGATTTGGAAGGTATTACTCCAGCTTCAAAGTTGAACAAAGCCAGTGTCTTGACTAAAGCTACCGAATATATCAAACACTTGGAGCAAAAGAATGCTGCCTTAAAGGACCAAAATGACTATTTACAAAAGGTTCTTCAGGAAGCCAACTTGAGTCCACAGATACAGATGCCTTTAGCTCAACGTCACATGCTGAGCTCCCCCAATGATGGTAGTCAGCAAATGTGTTCAAATATGAGACCAAATAGTCTGCAGAGTTATGATGAGCCAATCTACatacaaaaccaacaagcaccaccaccaccaccacaaatGACAGCACAACTTCCaccacaacagcaacaagaCAACGCAAACGGGCCAAATAGGTACTTGTTGGGAGGAATGGCAACTGTTATGGCCACCTCCTTGTTTGGTGGTTCTGGTGAGAATGACTTCAGGAGTTTGAGTGCGTTGCCATTTGCTTCATACTTGTTCCCTAGCGCTTTCTTGAATCCATCACCTATTACGATTCAATTGTGGACATTGAccaagttgttgttggttttgggAAGTTTATTTTCCGTGTTTTATCCAATGGTTCGAAGCTTTATGAACAGGCCAATTGATAAAGAGTTGAAGCTGAGTTCCGAGTCTAATACTATGACTGACTTCCTTTTGGTTTCTTTGTACATGAAGGTTCCTAAGAAGCTATCTGAACAACGCCGCGAGAGAATTATTGCCAATTTGAGAGGGGGCAACAATTGGAAGCAATTGGTTTGGGATTGTGTTGAGTTATCCTCATCtgaatccaattttgaaaacaccTTTttaatgttgttgattggaaccttgttgaagaacaggtttgaaaagttgtCACCGGTATTTGATCATTTCTTAGCTATGAAAGGTGGATTAATCGTGAACCTTGATTATCGTGGAAACAACAAGTCATTGATCAGATTGagtcaattgattggtaAGATTGATGGTCTTTCCATGTTCACCAGTGAGGCTTTAATGAAGCGATTGAGTAATGTGGCAACTGGTCAATATGTAAACTCTGGCGTTGAAGATGGACAAGATGCAAAGTATATTGAAACCTATCAACATACGATTGGTGATTACTACAATTTGGTGATCCAATGGAGAATCATTGACATTATCCATGCGTTGAATTTGTCCTATTTAGAAAACTTGACTGAAAACACTACTCAAGTTTTCactgatttgaaaattgttgaatcaattatTGATAAGAAATCACCAATCTGgcctcaatttcaattatttATGACCATTGTTGATCCAAATCATACATTGACATTGGTccaaaagatgaaaagCAGGGTGGAATACCAGGTGAATAGATTTAAATCTGATTGTaaagatttggaagaagatacagaagatgaagaagaatattcatcatcagaacTTGATTTTGAGTCTGTTGTCAAAAGCTTAAATTTAGTGTCACAAGAAGAATTGGTTATACTATTATCTTCATTAGTTACGTATTACCATAATCTTGACGATAGTGATAAGGAGGCTGAAATCATGAGACACTTGAGAATACCCAGCAAGAAATTCAGTTTATTAACTTTTATTGCATTAATAACTATGCTCAATACAATAATACCTGgtgctgttgatgatttcgATGGCACTTCAGAGATATTGATCCTGGTTCGCAAATGGTTAAAAGAAGGCTACTTGCAAAGAAATAAATTGGAtttacaatttgttgatcttgatgACAAATTGGCTGACTTGTTGCTTCATAAAGGAAAGATAATAAATGGTATAGATGTGGAAGAAGGTGATGAAGAGTAGTTGGAACGATGGTTGTTTCTGATGAACGTGAgttgatttttgatttttgttgatttttcaCATTTGTGTTTATTTTAATGTGTCTAATAGTTTTGAGTAAAGTTTTGCGTTATTTATTGAAACTGTGCTGCGTACTATGTAGCCAACTATATGTGGTCACTCTTTTGTATACTCTTGATAAAAGACAGACTCTTAGAATACGGATATTGAATCTTGTGCATTCTTTCGTAAAGTTCACAGTACTTATGCACAGCCGCTTAAAAATTGCATTTTTCCACCTATTTTTGTGTACAAATAACCGAGCCAACTGGATGAGACTACAAACACTTTTAGGTGTTTCATTCTGTGTGTTCGAGGCATAAGGttataaacaaaatcaactacaCCAATCAAGCAGTACTAACTGTCTGTTTGGTTTTGGCTTACAGGGATTTGGCTACAAATTGAGACAGAACACTTGTACTCTAGCGTTGAAACGAATCTAGCCTTCCGAGAGATATATGTAGGCGATTGGTATCTTGATTGAAGCTAAATGCTTTCTCAACATTCTAAAAAATCTCTTCGTGTACCTGGGCCAAAACGTGTTATATATTGAGATAGACGTATGCTTATGTTTTTAGTATCACTGAGCCTCCGTTTTTAACTCCTTACTTGGAACATACTTTAAACGTGATAGAATATTTGTAAAAATGACAGAACAATACTTCAGCAAAGAGCTAGTGAATAGTCATAAAGTAGATCTGTTTTGTGTCAGACGCTTCTTGCCGAATTTCCCGAAAGAAACAACGATCTAAGCTTCAATGTATTTCCTGTATGCGAAGCCTTACATTTCCTTTGAAGTATGAACAAAATGTTATCAACTTACCTCGGCATTATTCCACTATTTATTGTTGTGGCGGTTTATTCGTGCCACACCATTAAAACAATAGCCCCTTTGTGTTATTGAATAATTGAGTGTATCTCAGTGTATTGTTTATGAAGAACAATTGGTGTGCTTTTCCTGAGATCTCTATTgctctttcaaatcttcaacaaaattaacCGCCGACATGCGCGAAATTCAGTTCAAAACCAAAGTATAAGCTCTTAAAGCTTTATCTCCAACTAGAAAAGACTCCCTCTTTATAATAAATACACAGTGTATCTCGTGTTTATGAGGGTCGAGGTCGACATATAAATTTAACTAGAACTTGGAATAGATCTTTATACTTTGTGTAAATGGAATGAGCAACATGTTACCGCCGATTTAGAACAgcaagatttgaaaaattattctTCGCTTGTATTGTGTACACATACTCCAATGCTCATCATCACACAAATCGAGCTttatgaaaatttgaaatttaatctaaagaaaaagtttgacaaaattgtatGATTTTGTAACATCTATGAAAAGTAGAGAAGTAGGATACTAATTCTCGATTTTAGTACAAACTCAAGGTTGCGATTTCATTTTGTGGTGTGAGCAAGCTAGCTTGTTGACGCTGGTAATGCAACTGTAAAGtaaaactttcaattcaaaataaaaaaacaaaacaacgCCACGTAGCCCAACCAATTCTAAAGTTAAGCAAGGCACAGGACTTTTTAATTGTTAATTGAAGCGGGTCAAATTATTAAATGAAAGTCCTGCTTCAACTCATGCACTTGCGTATcggttttgatttttgatatatttaTTATGCAATGGCCTAGTTCTTTCGTAATAAAAGACAAAATCAGCTAAAACCAAGAGAAAAAATCTGAGAAAGGTTAGGAGAAGAAATAGATTCATTGTCTTGGATTAAACTCTCgtacaattgaatttcaattacaaaattatGACGAACAGTGATCTTTTGTGTTCTATAATCACAATGCACATCATATATGCACgatgaaagaaaaaactaAAAGGCATCTGCAACCACACCATATGCAAAGAATAGGACAATAGCGCATTGTACATACTCAAGCCAATTTCACCTATTTCAAAAAGGTCCAATATGAAAAGGTTTCGATATCTTTGTGTGAAAATATTCTACAACTTTGCCTCTATTGTTCAACCGAGTTGAGAAGAAAGTATCATGTGGAATGAGTTAATCTACATTTCCAAAGATATTCTAATTTCTGTTTGACTGTATTATCCAGTCCTGTTTAAAACTGCTTTAAGTGGGTTGATGCTTAATTTTTAGTTTGGCGTTAGGTAGAAATCTCGGTGTTATTCAAAGTCTAATTTAATAACGCTGATCTAACTCACgatttgtttaatttcagACATCGCCATTTCAATCACTGCAAAAGCCAATGGTGAAGTATGAACCGTTGCTAGGAGGTGCAACCTTGCTTTAACTGAAACGATGACGTTTAGAGGATTACATATTTGTTGTTCATTTCGTATGTAGCGAGAATTAATTAcgtttgtgtaatttgtTTACTGAGGAAAACACGGAAGCTCGGAAGTCGGTTAAACTCTTGCCTTTGTGAaacaaagaaggaaaaCAGCAAATGTGAAGAATTAGTATTGCCCAGAATTGGTTAGAGCTCAGTGAAAGAACTCTATATTGAAGCACAAATTAGCAGTAGAAGAACAGTATCTATAGAGACTGAAAacattgaatgaaaaactCGTAAAATACACACATCACTGATTTTGATACTTGGTTTGTTCATGAGACTCAAAACTGTGTTCCACAAAAGTTTATCACTCTGCAAAGACAATATGCTCACGCAGATTATGGATTGTGGTATCATCTCAGACAGTGGTGGTTTGTTAAAGATCATAACTTTCTCTCCCTACTCTTTAATCGTCTAGTTTGCTTTTTTCTTGACAGATTTTAAAGTTTGTTCAGGAATTCGTAATGCATTGAACTAAAAGCAACTGCAATAAGTGGAAAATTAACCCACAGTTTACTTGAATTAACAATACGTTAGTTGTAATCATAGTTACGAGCAAACTAAGTGGAGAGAACCGGAGTGGTTTGCATTGAGGAGTAACCTTCGACCTCTTTTGAGCCAAAGATATATTGTGGTGTTTCAGTCATACTATTTTCCCAgaatatattcaattcagCTTCTTCAAGCAAAACTTTCAGTTACCCTTCCAATAAGGTCCTCCACGCTATGTAGCACACTGTCTCTACAGCCCTGGCTAGCTCGTTCGAGACAAATCATGACGTCTTTTAGCAAATGCGCGTGTTGTGTTAAATCTCTTCTCCTCTTTGTAATTATTCTGCAATTTAGTGAACTCGTGATTTTTTGTATAAAAGTGAGATTGCTACACAAaaatgtatatatatgttagcaccaccaccaaaagtTTGTGTAAGATAACTGTGCCGCCCATATGAAATTCATACGCATTGATCACATATCAATGCCATCATATGTGGTACAATCTTGTACGGAGTCATCCAATTTGTGACTCTACTAAGTTTTTGGCGTGATACCGTCTTGTGCCGCCCTTTAGCGGAGATACCCCGCCCCATTGGCTCCATAGTTCTCTTTAAAGTTTTATAGACATTGTGTACAGGCTGGTAAAAGCTTTCAGCCACGAATTTGAAGCTAAGTCCATACATAAGTAGGACTAACTAGAACAGAATGACCGTATTTGTATATATTTTCCAGATTAGGTTAAAATATCCAGCTCTTTATGTCGTATTTCTTGAGAACAAAATAGTTGCTGCATAAATACTAATTTGTTGGAAATCCAACTTTCAATGAGCAAGCACCATAATTTATGGACAATTCCTATTGTTTCTTCTCCTCTCAATTTGCCTTTATAAAGATCTTGCAATGTTTCTTATATCCGCCTGTTGTCACGTTTGTGTACTTTGTCGTTTGTCACGTTTgcatttttttgttgtcgACAAAGGAATTTTCGACAACGCTGGTCCATAGAAAGGGAGGGATTTcgtttttgcaacacaaatTGCAATGATTTTCTAACAAAGGTCATTCCCAAGATCATTCAATAAGACCACTTTGATAACATCAACCATACGATATTTCAAAGTTATGTGACTTGATCTGCCTCAGACAACCACATGGGGGGTACACAGCTACATTGTATTCAGTCTAGGGGGTTGATACTGCGTGCTTCGGTTCATGTTGCAAGTAGGAGGAGTACAAGGAGCACGGATATAGGGGCTGAGACTGAAGCAGGGCCCTTGCTTGGACACTTAGACAAGCATATGGCTTGCGATGTATAAGATCTTGCACCAATCTGAAATCTAAATAAGCCGCGATTAACCCTAATCAACTCCGCATTTTACGAACCAAAACTTTGACAATACACCGAAGAGAAAAGTGAGAGGTATACCCTAGTGCTCTTTTCTATCATAGGCTACGCCTTCCTGACATATCCTAGTGAGAGACTTTACTCACAACCGCAAGTTTCGTTCGCTACATCAAACCTTTTTTTTCCACACATGTTCTCCTTTGTGGGTCATTGTTATTgctgttgtggtggtgtGGGTGGAATATACTCAGAACTGGTGATTTGTGTCAAGAGAAGCGTGAGTGTGTTGTGCGTGTCGTCATCAAAAAAACTAATTTCTTTGTTCtccaaaataaaaaatgaGACACAGACTGACGCATTTTAGTCATTTGTCGCCAAAATACACGAACCGACAATCATCTACAATgcataaaatttttttagtACAGACTGTGCTTTTACAGTATGCATGCATAAATATATACACAAAAGTTGTAAtagaataaaaaataaaattcaTACAGAAAGACTAATAAAACACAATAGCCAGTGGAAATACAAAATAagaagttttgaaaagcCAGGGCATCACAAAACCGCACTTAgcttttcaaatgttttctttttattcgAAAGCATCACAAAAGTAATGAACTGGTGAGTAGAGAAATGTCAGAAGAATGTTCGAAAAGCTCAAGAGCAAACACAATATGGAAAGTATCGGACACTTCAGGAGCGAGAACCTCAAGCGCCCaaaaggatttgaaaaataaagtaAGAGGAGGAAAGATGGACAAAAGCTCATAACAACATACACACCCATAGACACAGGTGGAATACTTTCGtatgtttttgtttcttcgTTGTCTAAATTTAACTTTAAGATTTTGGAAGAGAAAACaatctttcaactttgttcaacagacttttttttgtattcattttattaattatttttttaattttttttttcctcgCTATTGTTTTTAAGTTGCAgatttgattttaatttttaaacTGTATCGAAAAACATTTAAAACCTAGTACATCTGCCAACCtagaaaaatgaaaatataaCATAAACCACTACACAACACCCAGCCAAAAAGcattttgaagaagaataaagGTGACTATGATATCAGATTCAGATGAATCGTCAACCACTGATAATCATGATTACACTTTAGACGACTACTACAGACTAGTTAAACCCTTGTGGTCGCACAAGAACGTTAAATTTGACCCAAAAATCAACCACCACAAAGTGTTTCGCACCTTAGTTGACTTTAGTCTAACACGAACCACGCTATTGTCAGACTCgcaaaaaagaaacattGCTATAGGAGACTTGTCCGCAATCAAAATTAAGAACATCGATAGTATTGTCGTTCGAATAAACGACAACAATTCGGAGATCCGCTC
This region of Candida orthopsilosis Co 90-125, chromosome 6 draft sequence genomic DNA includes:
- a CDS encoding Cph2 transcriptional activator (Myc-bHLH family); this encodes MSQLDASFGGPGRPDNNNNKVFDQNNEMNLLDDGGNNILGDVYGNGLDTINAQSGFNFDETDDFLKSISGVLGKPSDMANVNLNNVNYNSSILSPSSINGEEVGFPEYLGGYPDQPQTTFQDGSLDQPLYGTRIRSHSSSIATYNGENISPLSNNTNETSDYTSPESIQNHVVEKPPVKHTKRGSTSKVTKPKNSKDKSSHNMIEKKYRTNINSKILILRDAVPALRIAAGADDVSLADLEGITPASKLNKASVLTKATEYIKHLEQKNAALKDQNDYLQKVLQEANLSPQIQMPLAQRHMSSSPNDGSQQMCSNMRPNSSQSYDEPIYIQNQQAPPPPPQMTAQLPPQQQQDNANGPNRYLLGGMATVMATSLFGGSGENDFRSLSALPFASYLFPSAFLNPSPITIQLWTLTKLLLVLGSLFSVFYPMVRSFMNRPIDKELKSSSESNTMTDFLLVSLYMKVPKKLSEQRRERIIANLRGGNNWKQLVWDCVELSSSESNFENTFLMLLIGTLLKNRFEKLSPVFDHFLAMKGGLIVNLDYRGNNKSLIRLSQLIGKIDGLSMFTSEALMKRLSNVATGQYVNSGVEDGQDAKYIETYQHTIGDYYNLVIQWRIIDIIHALNLSYLENLTENTTQVFTDLKIVESIIDKKSPIWPQFQLFMTIVDPNHTLTLVQKMKSRVEYQVNRFKSDCKDLEEDTEDEEEYSSSELDFESVVKSLNLVSQEELVILLSSLVTYYHNLDDSDKEAEIMRHLRIPSKKFSLLTFIALITMLNTIIPGAVDDFDGTSEILISVRKWLKEGYLQRNKLDLQFVDLDDKLADLLLHKGKIINGIDVEEGDEE